Proteins found in one Deltaproteobacteria bacterium genomic segment:
- a CDS encoding PAS domain S-box protein has translation MDTILLLISNVHDRRLIEDHLKGEYYIRSPEKDDELDGGFDLCISDSLFLKRLCDALVARTEAEKKVFLPVLMVVAKEEAGLLKAGIQPIVDEAIFTPVQEGELHMRVASLLRTRRLSKELKRHEEVHGHKERRSVAENEARYRGLFNNHHAVMLIIDPANGAIVDANPAACAYYGWSKEALSRMNIADINTLSPDQIREQMNAAQSNLRHYFEFKHRLADGAMRDVQVYSGPIHMGEHNLLYSLVFDVTEQKRMEEALQQERDFSNAILDNLPGVFYLYDGHRQFLRWNQNFERVTGYTGAEISRMRPLDFFAGGEKELLAKRIQEVFEKGASSVEADFASKDGARTPYFFTGNRIAIGGRTCLLGVGIDITERKRAEERLRQNEKLLRLFVENSPAAIAMFDRKLNYIVASRRFLSDYDLGEQDLTGRSHYDVFPEIPEHWKKIHRRCLAGGIEKAAEDPFLRRDGRMDWVRWEIRPWHETTGEIGGVILFSEVITERKQAEDEIRRRSEELAALNALGRAVSRTLSMDDVVSASIEEVLRSVRSDLAFVLVREGDHLQVAGLGPQSEARIIDNFPVHRVGECICGLAVGKGQAIYSRDIFRDPRCTWEECKQAGLRSLAALPLCIGDEIIGVLGLAGRIERDFEQQSAFLETLASQIASGLNNAILHEQLSKYATELEQLVARRTADLSVALEKARDVERVKSVFLASMSHELRTPLNSIIGFTGILLMGLTGELNPEQRKQLQMVKTNGQHLLSMINDILDISKIEAGKVSPEVESFDLRELAKEVIDNFEPQIRDKGLSLHSRLSGRITPRTDRRRMKQILLNLLSNAVKYTEEGEIKITVRKLKNDMLEIKVADTGIGIGEENLKRLFQPFQQVGMELTKSFEGTGLGLYLSQKLANLLGGEILVRSRLGKGSVFTAVLPLAVDEDSAVFMAEGDFRGKT, from the coding sequence ATGGATACCATTCTTCTGTTGATAAGCAACGTCCATGACCGGCGGCTGATCGAAGACCATTTGAAGGGCGAATACTACATTCGATCGCCTGAAAAGGATGACGAGTTGGATGGCGGTTTCGATCTGTGCATCTCCGACAGCCTTTTTCTGAAACGCCTGTGTGACGCGCTTGTTGCGCGAACAGAAGCTGAAAAGAAGGTGTTCCTTCCAGTTCTGATGGTGGTTGCGAAGGAGGAGGCTGGCCTGCTGAAAGCCGGCATCCAGCCGATTGTCGACGAGGCGATCTTTACCCCCGTTCAGGAAGGGGAGCTACACATGCGTGTGGCCTCTCTTTTAAGGACACGGCGCCTTTCAAAGGAACTAAAACGCCACGAGGAAGTCCATGGGCACAAAGAGCGCCGGTCCGTGGCTGAAAATGAAGCCCGGTACCGCGGGCTGTTCAATAACCACCACGCAGTTATGCTGATTATCGATCCGGCCAACGGGGCCATCGTGGACGCCAACCCGGCGGCCTGCGCCTATTACGGCTGGTCCAAAGAAGCCCTTTCGCGAATGAATATCGCTGACATCAATACCTTGTCCCCCGATCAGATTCGTGAGCAGATGAACGCGGCACAGTCCAATCTGCGGCATTATTTCGAATTCAAGCACCGGTTGGCCGACGGCGCGATGCGAGATGTCCAGGTTTACAGCGGTCCGATCCATATGGGGGAACACAATCTTCTCTACTCCCTGGTTTTCGACGTCACTGAACAAAAGCGGATGGAAGAAGCGCTGCAGCAGGAACGCGACTTTTCCAATGCGATCCTCGACAACCTGCCGGGCGTTTTCTATCTCTATGATGGGCATCGCCAGTTCTTGCGGTGGAACCAAAACTTCGAGCGCGTTACCGGCTACACCGGCGCGGAAATCTCCAGGATGCGCCCATTGGACTTTTTCGCCGGTGGGGAAAAAGAATTGCTGGCAAAGCGCATCCAGGAGGTCTTTGAGAAAGGCGCTTCTTCGGTGGAAGCGGATTTCGCCTCGAAGGACGGCGCCCGCACACCTTACTTCTTCACGGGCAATAGAATCGCGATTGGGGGACGGACCTGTCTTCTTGGGGTAGGTATTGATATCACCGAGAGAAAGCGGGCGGAAGAGAGGCTCCGGCAGAACGAAAAATTGCTGCGTCTGTTCGTGGAAAACTCCCCGGCAGCCATCGCCATGTTTGATCGCAAGCTGAATTACATTGTCGCCAGCCGCCGTTTTCTGAGTGATTACGACCTAGGCGAGCAAGACTTGACCGGGCGGTCTCATTACGACGTATTTCCAGAAATTCCTGAACATTGGAAGAAGATTCACCGCCGCTGCCTGGCCGGGGGAATCGAAAAAGCGGCCGAAGATCCGTTCTTACGCCGGGACGGCCGCATGGATTGGGTGCGCTGGGAAATCCGTCCCTGGCATGAAACCACGGGTGAAATCGGGGGAGTCATCCTATTCTCTGAGGTCATCACCGAGCGCAAGCAGGCGGAAGATGAAATCCGCAGGCGCTCGGAGGAACTGGCTGCCCTCAATGCCTTGGGGCGAGCCGTCAGCCGGACGCTCTCCATGGATGATGTGGTTTCAGCCTCCATTGAAGAGGTCTTGCGCAGCGTCCGATCCGACCTTGCCTTCGTTCTCGTGCGAGAGGGGGACCACCTTCAGGTAGCCGGACTCGGTCCCCAAAGCGAAGCGAGGATTATAGACAATTTTCCAGTTCACCGTGTGGGCGAGTGCATATGCGGTTTGGCCGTGGGTAAGGGGCAGGCGATCTACTCGCGGGATATTTTTCGAGACCCGCGCTGCACTTGGGAGGAGTGCAAGCAGGCCGGGCTGCGCTCCTTGGCCGCCCTGCCCCTGTGCATTGGGGACGAGATTATCGGCGTCCTCGGTCTCGCCGGTCGGATTGAGCGCGATTTCGAGCAACAGTCCGCTTTTTTGGAAACGCTCGCCAGTCAGATCGCCTCCGGTTTGAACAACGCCATTCTGCACGAACAACTCAGTAAGTACGCGACCGAGCTCGAACAACTCGTTGCCAGGCGAACCGCTGATCTGTCCGTCGCCTTGGAGAAAGCCCGGGACGTCGAGCGTGTGAAATCCGTTTTTCTGGCCAGCATGAGCCATGAGCTTCGCACGCCGCTCAATTCCATCATCGGTTTTACCGGCATCCTGTTGATGGGCCTGACCGGCGAACTGAATCCCGAACAGAGAAAACAACTGCAAATGGTGAAAACCAACGGACAGCATCTGCTTTCCATGATCAACGATATTTTGGATATCTCCAAGATTGAGGCGGGGAAGGTATCTCCCGAGGTCGAATCATTTGATCTTCGCGAACTGGCAAAGGAAGTGATCGATAATTTCGAGCCCCAAATCCGTGATAAAGGACTTTCCCTGCACAGCCGGCTTTCAGGGCGGATAACGCCACGAACCGACCGGCGAAGAATGAAGCAAATCCTGCTGAATCTGTTGAGCAATGCCGTGAAGTACACGGAGGAAGGTGAAATTAAAATCACCGTCAGAAAGCTGAAAAACGACATGCTGGAAATCAAGGTTGCCGACACCGGAATCGGGATCGGCGAAGAAAACTTGAAACGGCTTTTTCAGCCTTTCCAGCAAGTGGGCATGGAATTGACCAAAAGCTTTGAGGGAACCGGGCTGGGGCTGTATCTTTCCCAGAAACTGGCCAACCTTTTGGGTGGTGAAATACTCGTCCGGAGCCGGCTCGGAAAAGGAAGCGTTTTCACTGCGGTTCTGCCTTTGGCCGTTGATGAAGACAGCGCTGTATTCATGGCCGAAGGCGACTTTCGAGGCAAGACATGA
- a CDS encoding helix-turn-helix domain-containing protein, which yields MIVESDMKDVLNAKEAADLLRAHVETIRRMARRGDIPAFKMGKDWRFHRQALLRWSNNEGR from the coding sequence ATGATCGTGGAAAGCGATATGAAGGACGTACTGAACGCCAAGGAGGCAGCCGACCTTCTTAGGGCCCATGTGGAGACCATCCGTCGAATGGCTCGGCGGGGTGACATCCCGGCTTTCAAAATGGGAAAAGACTGGCGTTTTCACAGGCAGGCCCTGCTTCGATGGTCCAACAATGAAGGAAGATGA
- a CDS encoding response regulator: MKKVLIIEDNENNRYMIRFLLEKFGIDTIEASTGEEGVAAAACQEPDLIIVDIQLPDINGLEVTRRIRGSKTGNDIPIIALTSYAMSGDRKQALGAGCSGYMEKPIVPEEFIARIRAYLSNSMGAKDNERFDR; the protein is encoded by the coding sequence ATGAAAAAGGTGCTCATCATAGAAGACAACGAGAACAACCGCTACATGATCCGTTTTCTTCTGGAGAAATTTGGAATTGATACCATCGAAGCGTCGACCGGTGAGGAAGGGGTGGCCGCGGCCGCCTGCCAAGAGCCCGATCTCATTATTGTGGACATCCAGCTGCCCGATATCAACGGGCTGGAAGTCACTCGGCGTATCCGCGGATCAAAGACAGGGAACGACATTCCCATTATCGCTCTGACCTCCTACGCCATGTCCGGCGACCGGAAACAGGCACTGGGAGCGGGTTGCTCCGGATACATGGAAAAACCCATCGTCCCGGAAGAATTTATCGCCCGAATTCGAGCGTATCTGTCAAACAGTATGGGAGCAAAAGACAATGAACGTTTTGATCGTTGA